In Sceloporus undulatus isolate JIND9_A2432 ecotype Alabama chromosome 7, SceUnd_v1.1, whole genome shotgun sequence, one DNA window encodes the following:
- the LOC121937069 gene encoding tRNA-dihydrouridine(47) synthase [NAD(P)(+)]-like isoform X3 → MLDFQGKLYLSSLSNCGSLPFRRICKRFGADITCGEMFTCALSQNELPGITSSLHRHETEDLFGIQLQGTTPKQMVNYAELLNETAEVDFVDINAEYRGGCVLMNHLVEFEQIVRGMDYVLSVPVTAKIRTGIAKKCRIAHTLIPKLRDWGASMVTLHGRSREEMHQNLADWEYIGECAKVAAPMPLFGNGDIFSFEDATRAMETGVSGIAIARAALIKPWIFTEIKERRHWDISARERLDMLKDFTDFGLEYWGSDKIGVEKTRHYMLNWLPFLCRYIPVGLLEHLPPKMSDQHPGVLYGDYLENLMSSEMIKDWVKISEMFLGTVPDDYHFEPAHDVDAYFRQP, encoded by the exons ATG CTGGATTTCCAGGGCAAGCTGTATTTGTCATCATTATCCAAC TGTGGCTCCCTCCCCTTCCGGAGGATATGCAAGCGGTTCGGAGCGGACATCACCTGTGGAGAGATGTTTACTTGTGCATTGTCCCAGAATGAGCTGCCAGGTATCACATCGTCTCTCCACCGCCATGAAACAGAGGATCTCTTTGGCATCCAG CTGCAAGGAACAACTCCCAAACAAATGGTCAATTATGCAGAGCTGCTCAACGAGACGGCCGAAGTGGATTTTGTAGACATTAACGCTGAGTAT cGGGGAGGCTGTGTCTTAATGAACCATCTTGTTGAGTTTGAACAGATCGTCCGCGGCATGGACTAC GTTTTGAGTGTTCCCGTGACAGCGAAGATCAGGACTGGTATTGCAAAGAAATGCCGGATAGCTCATACCTTGATTCCCAAACTCCGGGACTGGGGAGCCTCTATGGTCACG CTCCATGGCCGGTCAAGAGAGGAGATGCACCAAAACTTGGCAGACTGGGAATACATAGGAGAATGTGCCAAAGTCGCTGCCCCGATGCCTCTTTTCG GAAATGGGGATATTTTCTCTTTCGAAGATGCCACTCGAGCCATGGAGACTGGCGTTTCAGGGATTGCAATTGCTAG GGCGGCTCTCATCAAGCCTTGGATCTTCACTGAAATCAAAGAGCGGCGGCACTGGGACATCTCCGCGCGGGAACGGCTGGACATGCTCAAAGACTTTACGGACTTTGGCCTGGAGTACTGGGGATCGGACAAGATTGGTGTGGAGAAGACAAGACATTACATGTTGAATTGGCTTCCGTTTCTCTGCAG GTACATCCCAGTTGGATTACTTGAGCATCTTCCTCCGAAAATGAGTGACCAACACCCTGGCGTTTTGTATGGAGACTACCTGGAAAACTTAATGTCAAGCGAAATGATCAAAGACTGGGTGAAGATCAG cgAGATGTTTTTAGGTACGGTTCCTGACGATTACCATTTCGAGCCAGCTCACGATGTCGATGCGTACTTCAGGCAGCCATAA
- the LOC121937069 gene encoding tRNA-dihydrouridine(47) synthase [NAD(P)(+)]-like isoform X1, with product MKGEECMPGPEGGFPRDIESYMATKPPDLGDSCILFSRFGKCRYWVTCRFAGAHLGEGYQNVVNEELWQEWKGKSTVRNMLVNKGSGSLMLKNFFFRKSSDYLFCLKKASKAMKAATTKTTGTTTLKTVGVLTDEDLIRLRPCEKRKLDFQGKLYLSSLSNCGSLPFRRICKRFGADITCGEMFTCALSQNELPGITSSLHRHETEDLFGIQLQGTTPKQMVNYAELLNETAEVDFVDINAEYRGGCVLMNHLVEFEQIVRGMDYVLSVPVTAKIRTGIAKKCRIAHTLIPKLRDWGASMVTLHGRSREEMHQNLADWEYIGECAKVAAPMPLFGNGDIFSFEDATRAMETGVSGIAIARAALIKPWIFTEIKERRHWDISARERLDMLKDFTDFGLEYWGSDKIGVEKTRHYMLNWLPFLCRYIPVGLLEHLPPKMSDQHPGVLYGDYLENLMSSEMIKDWVKISEMFLGTVPDDYHFEPAHDVDAYFRQP from the exons ATG AAGGGAGAAGAGTGTATGCCAGGCCCAGAGGGAGGTTTCCCACGTGACATTGAGAGttacatggccacaaagcctccGGACCTCGGAGACAGCTGCATCCTCTTCTCACGGTTCGGCAAGTGCCGGTATTGGGTTACCTGTCGGTTTGCCGGAGCCCACTTAGGAGAAGGCTACCAGAACGTGGTCAATGAAGAGCTATGGCAAGAGTGGAAGGGGAAGTCAACAGTGAGGAATATGCTGGTGAATAAGGGATCCGGCTCCTTGATGTTGAAGAATTTTTTCTTTAGAAAGTCCAGTGACTACCTTTTCTGCCTCAAGAAGGCCAGTAAGGCAATGAAGGCTGCCACCACCAAAACAACTGGGACCACAACTCTCAAAACAGTTGGTGTCCTGACAGACGAGGACCTCATAAGGCTGAGGCCGTGTGAGAAAAGAAAG CTGGATTTCCAGGGCAAGCTGTATTTGTCATCATTATCCAAC TGTGGCTCCCTCCCCTTCCGGAGGATATGCAAGCGGTTCGGAGCGGACATCACCTGTGGAGAGATGTTTACTTGTGCATTGTCCCAGAATGAGCTGCCAGGTATCACATCGTCTCTCCACCGCCATGAAACAGAGGATCTCTTTGGCATCCAG CTGCAAGGAACAACTCCCAAACAAATGGTCAATTATGCAGAGCTGCTCAACGAGACGGCCGAAGTGGATTTTGTAGACATTAACGCTGAGTAT cGGGGAGGCTGTGTCTTAATGAACCATCTTGTTGAGTTTGAACAGATCGTCCGCGGCATGGACTAC GTTTTGAGTGTTCCCGTGACAGCGAAGATCAGGACTGGTATTGCAAAGAAATGCCGGATAGCTCATACCTTGATTCCCAAACTCCGGGACTGGGGAGCCTCTATGGTCACG CTCCATGGCCGGTCAAGAGAGGAGATGCACCAAAACTTGGCAGACTGGGAATACATAGGAGAATGTGCCAAAGTCGCTGCCCCGATGCCTCTTTTCG GAAATGGGGATATTTTCTCTTTCGAAGATGCCACTCGAGCCATGGAGACTGGCGTTTCAGGGATTGCAATTGCTAG GGCGGCTCTCATCAAGCCTTGGATCTTCACTGAAATCAAAGAGCGGCGGCACTGGGACATCTCCGCGCGGGAACGGCTGGACATGCTCAAAGACTTTACGGACTTTGGCCTGGAGTACTGGGGATCGGACAAGATTGGTGTGGAGAAGACAAGACATTACATGTTGAATTGGCTTCCGTTTCTCTGCAG GTACATCCCAGTTGGATTACTTGAGCATCTTCCTCCGAAAATGAGTGACCAACACCCTGGCGTTTTGTATGGAGACTACCTGGAAAACTTAATGTCAAGCGAAATGATCAAAGACTGGGTGAAGATCAG cgAGATGTTTTTAGGTACGGTTCCTGACGATTACCATTTCGAGCCAGCTCACGATGTCGATGCGTACTTCAGGCAGCCATAA
- the LOC121937069 gene encoding tRNA-dihydrouridine(47) synthase [NAD(P)(+)]-like isoform X2 → MGEECMPGPEGGFPRDIESYMATKPPDLGDSCILFSRFGKCRYWVTCRFAGAHLGEGYQNVVNEELWQEWKGKSTVRNMLVNKGSGSLMLKNFFFRKSSDYLFCLKKASKAMKAATTKTTGTTTLKTVGVLTDEDLIRLRPCEKRKLDFQGKLYLSSLSNCGSLPFRRICKRFGADITCGEMFTCALSQNELPGITSSLHRHETEDLFGIQLQGTTPKQMVNYAELLNETAEVDFVDINAEYRGGCVLMNHLVEFEQIVRGMDYVLSVPVTAKIRTGIAKKCRIAHTLIPKLRDWGASMVTLHGRSREEMHQNLADWEYIGECAKVAAPMPLFGNGDIFSFEDATRAMETGVSGIAIARAALIKPWIFTEIKERRHWDISARERLDMLKDFTDFGLEYWGSDKIGVEKTRHYMLNWLPFLCRYIPVGLLEHLPPKMSDQHPGVLYGDYLENLMSSEMIKDWVKISEMFLGTVPDDYHFEPAHDVDAYFRQP, encoded by the exons ATG GGAGAAGAGTGTATGCCAGGCCCAGAGGGAGGTTTCCCACGTGACATTGAGAGttacatggccacaaagcctccGGACCTCGGAGACAGCTGCATCCTCTTCTCACGGTTCGGCAAGTGCCGGTATTGGGTTACCTGTCGGTTTGCCGGAGCCCACTTAGGAGAAGGCTACCAGAACGTGGTCAATGAAGAGCTATGGCAAGAGTGGAAGGGGAAGTCAACAGTGAGGAATATGCTGGTGAATAAGGGATCCGGCTCCTTGATGTTGAAGAATTTTTTCTTTAGAAAGTCCAGTGACTACCTTTTCTGCCTCAAGAAGGCCAGTAAGGCAATGAAGGCTGCCACCACCAAAACAACTGGGACCACAACTCTCAAAACAGTTGGTGTCCTGACAGACGAGGACCTCATAAGGCTGAGGCCGTGTGAGAAAAGAAAG CTGGATTTCCAGGGCAAGCTGTATTTGTCATCATTATCCAAC TGTGGCTCCCTCCCCTTCCGGAGGATATGCAAGCGGTTCGGAGCGGACATCACCTGTGGAGAGATGTTTACTTGTGCATTGTCCCAGAATGAGCTGCCAGGTATCACATCGTCTCTCCACCGCCATGAAACAGAGGATCTCTTTGGCATCCAG CTGCAAGGAACAACTCCCAAACAAATGGTCAATTATGCAGAGCTGCTCAACGAGACGGCCGAAGTGGATTTTGTAGACATTAACGCTGAGTAT cGGGGAGGCTGTGTCTTAATGAACCATCTTGTTGAGTTTGAACAGATCGTCCGCGGCATGGACTAC GTTTTGAGTGTTCCCGTGACAGCGAAGATCAGGACTGGTATTGCAAAGAAATGCCGGATAGCTCATACCTTGATTCCCAAACTCCGGGACTGGGGAGCCTCTATGGTCACG CTCCATGGCCGGTCAAGAGAGGAGATGCACCAAAACTTGGCAGACTGGGAATACATAGGAGAATGTGCCAAAGTCGCTGCCCCGATGCCTCTTTTCG GAAATGGGGATATTTTCTCTTTCGAAGATGCCACTCGAGCCATGGAGACTGGCGTTTCAGGGATTGCAATTGCTAG GGCGGCTCTCATCAAGCCTTGGATCTTCACTGAAATCAAAGAGCGGCGGCACTGGGACATCTCCGCGCGGGAACGGCTGGACATGCTCAAAGACTTTACGGACTTTGGCCTGGAGTACTGGGGATCGGACAAGATTGGTGTGGAGAAGACAAGACATTACATGTTGAATTGGCTTCCGTTTCTCTGCAG GTACATCCCAGTTGGATTACTTGAGCATCTTCCTCCGAAAATGAGTGACCAACACCCTGGCGTTTTGTATGGAGACTACCTGGAAAACTTAATGTCAAGCGAAATGATCAAAGACTGGGTGAAGATCAG cgAGATGTTTTTAGGTACGGTTCCTGACGATTACCATTTCGAGCCAGCTCACGATGTCGATGCGTACTTCAGGCAGCCATAA